ACTATCGATTCATTGATGAGTCTAAGTTTGCCCGGCGGGGTCGACACCGAAATCAAGATGTAGTCTTAAGTTGTTTAAGTAAAAAGGAGAGCGCTAGCTCTCCTTTTTACTTTTCTGGCTAGTCCATGCTCGCATAATCGCCAGGTCTTTGCTTAAATAGGAGTAATGAAAACGCCTAGTAGAGTTCAACCAAGTGAAGCGGACAGTGTCTACTTCTTAAAATTACTACTCTTCTTTATCTTGGGGGCTATCTGGCTCTACCTACCTTTCACCTCCGTCCCGCTTCCGATCGGTTTTGTGCTGGGAGTGCTGTTTGCCCGTCATGACCACTTCCAGGTGGATCGGAAAATCGAATATGCCATATTATTGGTAGCTGCTATCTTAAGTCTGGTAGCTCCGATAGGGATTGTACTCGACGCTACAGCTCTATGAAACGAATCGGGCGGCTGTTTACCAATTATTTAAGCCGACGATCGACTCGGCTTGTCCTAGCGGCAGTAGCTTTACTCATAGCAGCTTTAGCCTTGACATGGGTTTACTACCAACCGGTGCGAGCCGAAGTCGACTACACCGCCTGTGATATTAGCTATGGTGAGGTGGTAGGTGAATGGAGTGGTAGCGAGGATAGCGAGTGGGATCGTTCCGGTGTGCACTATCAAGTGCGCCGTTTCTCACTCCAGGCGCATGCACCTGATGTGGCTCGGCCCAATACAATTGAGGCCGTACCGTCCCGACTTAGTACCGGAGGAGGGGATGGCTGTATCGAGGAGTTCGACGAAACTATAGATACGACGGCCGAGTTCTATCGCTACAACGGAGCCCGCACTCAGGCTATTCGCTTCGGTGTGCCCGATCTGGGTGATACCAATACGGGTGGCAGGTTTTTCCGTCCGATCAGCCGAGCAGAGAGTAGGGCTGATTTAAGCGTTCCGGTTTATGCCACTCATCCTACAGCGGCCGCAGTTTGGGTTGATGATGGAGGGAGTGCCGAGATACTAATAGAGGCCGAGGCGACACCGCTCTGGTGCATTAATGGTTCAGACTGTCACGATATTATCGACCATGAGGCCGCTCCGTATCCAGCGAAAGGGCAGGGCTATCAGTTTGTGACCGATAACTGTCCGGCGGCAATTAGCTGTAACGCTGAATGGTACGATGCCACTATTCTTTCCCGCCTCACTACAGCTGAGGCTACCCCAGTAGCACCTTTCGATCTTCGACTCTCGGCTGTTTCAACCTGGGCCCCGACTATCGGGACTGAAATGTTGTTGGTCTTTGCCTACCCTACCGAAGTAGAGTTAGATGTAGCCTTGAATGCTGAGAGTGATACGTTCGATCCAGGTGCTAGTTTCGACCTCACCGCTCATATCTCTAAGGTAGGACCTCTTGTTACGGAGGGACAGCTCCAGCTAGAGACAGCCGAACAACCTGCCGACTCCCCGGCCTCAACCCGGGTGTTAACAGCCACAGAGTTAGCGACCTTAAATCAAACCGATGTGCTTAAACTTACATTTCCGGTCACTATTGCTCCAACTGCTGAGCGCGGAGCCTGCTACCAGCTACAGTTAGCTCTTACTGGTGTTACGGAAAATCGATCTATAACTGGATTTGACTACTGCATTACTCCGCCGGATCCTGAACCTACCTCACCAGCATCACTCGCAACACACTTTACCTATAGTGTTAATACCCGGGGTGAGACGGAGTCTGATTTGAGCCAGTTTAAGGCTCAAGCGGCCGCTACCTTGAATGATGCACGTGGTTGGGCACAGGCCGGGGTTTCAACTACAGCTGTATCGAGCGGTGGCGATTTCATTTTATGGTTAGCTGCACCAGATACTATGACTAGCTTCTCATCCGCCTGTTCGGCCGAATACAGCTGTCGGGTGGGGCAGAACGTGGTAATTAACGATGCACGATGGCAAAACGCTACGTCGGCTTGGAACTCGGCTGGTGGTAGTTTGCGTGACTACCGTCATATGGTAATTAACCATGAGGTGGGACATTTCTTAGGTCATGGTCATTATGGCTGCCCAGCTCCAGGTGCTCGCGCCCCTGTGATGCAACAGCAGTCGATCGATTTAGATGGCTGTAAGTTTAACCCCTGGCCGTTGCCGTTCGAACTAGCTGCAATTTAAGTTGACACCCCTTAGGGAGCGCTGGTACAATTAATCGGTACGTATTCGCTATGTAATCTTGCGAAAACTGCTAGAAGATATCCTGCAGCTATTCAAGGGGTATAATTCGTAGCAGTATTTTTATGTAAAGTGGACTTAAATGAGCCCCGTAAGCAGCTTGCTTGCTGCAACTAAGGAACTATTTGCTATGGCAGACCAGTTAGACAATTCAGCTGAGACCAAAAGCTCAACTACTACCGCCGCCCAGCCAGCAGCTAATGGGGTAAAGGCGCTACTCGGGCGTAAACTCGGTATGACGCAGATATTCACGGCTAACGGTGAGGCTAAGGCCGTGACTTTAATCCAGGCCGGCCCCTGTGTGGTAACTGCTGTTCGTGATCAACTCAAGGACGGTTATCAGGCGGTACAGATCGGCTACGGAGAGGCCAAGCGGCTCAACCAAGCCCAGAGCGGACACTTAGCTAAAAGTGGAGCTAACTCGGCTGTCTTGCGCGAAATTCGCGGTGAGTTCGAGTGCGCTGTTGGCGACACTCTCGATGTAAATACCTTTGTACCTGGGGAGAAGCTGACAGTGAGTGGGGTCAGTAAGGGAAAAGGTTTCGCCGGCACAATAAAGCGCCATAATTTTAGCCGCGGCCCAATGAGCCACGGCTCTCGTAACAAGCGCCGTCCCGGTAGTATCGGCTCGATGTATCCGCAGAAAATCTTTAAAGGTAAGAAGATGGCTGGGCGGATGGGTAATGAAAACGTCACCCTTAAGAACCTGTCTATCGAGGTGGTGGATAGTGAAAATCATATTTTAGCTATTGCCGGCGCTGTTCCGGGTCGCCGGGGTAGCTTACTCTTAGTGAAGGGGCAGAACTAATGGCTCAGGCGATTACATTTACTAAAACCGGGGCTAAGGCGACCAAGCAGACTACTCTGCCGAAAGAGCTATTTGACCATGAGGTGAAGAGCTATACTTTGCTACGTCAAGCCTACGAAGCTTATGAGCACAATGGCCGCAGCAGTACTGCTCGGGTTAAGACTCGCGGTGAAGTTCGGGGTGGTGGCCGTAAACCATGGCGCCAGAAAGGTACTGGTAATGCGCGGGCTGGATCGATTCGTAGCCCTATCTGGCGTGGTGGTGGTATTACGTTCGGACCTACCGGTGAGGAGAACTACACCAAGAAACTCAATACTACCGCTAAACGTCGGGCTTTAACACAGGCTTTATCGCTTAAAGCCGCGGCTAAGTCGGTATATACCATCGAGACGATCGAGCTGAAGGAGAACAAGACAAAAGAGCTAGCCCAGCTGCTGGCCAAGCTAGATATGGGTCGTCGGATCATCGTTGTCGTCGAGAACAAGACACCGGAACTAACCCGTGCTGCAAATAACTTACCAGAAGTCTCTTTGATGCAGGCTAGTTATCTTAACGTAAAGACTGTGCTCGATGCCGACGGACTGTTATTTGTTGGTAAGGCTATGGAAGTTTTAGCTACACAGATGGAGAAGAAGTAATGATTTTACGCCCAGTAATCTCTGAGAAAGCAATCACCTTAACTGATAACGACAATACTTATGCTTTCTTCGTGCCCAAGACAGCTAACAAAATCACTATTAAGCAGGCTATCGAGGAGCGTTACGGCGTTGGAGTTGAGCTAGTGCGTACCAGTGTAGTTAAGGGCAAGTCGAAACAGATGCCGGTGAAAAGGGGACGACTCGTCATTACCGGTCGTCGCAGTGACCAGAAGAAGGCCTATGTCACACTGAAGGAAGGCGACAGTATCACTATATTTGAGGGGAGTGAATAATGGCTATTAAGAGTTATAAACCCACCTCGCCAGCCCGACGCGGCATGACTACGCACGATACCGCCGCCGTTACGGCGCAGCGGCCCAAGAAGTCACTGACCGTGGCCAAGAAACAGCAGTCAGGGCGGAATAACACCGGAAAGATTACTACCCGTCACCGCGGTGGAGGTGCTAAACGGCGCTACCGCAAGCTAGATTTCAAGCTGAACGATGGTGTGGTAGCTACGGTCGAATCGATCGAGTATGACCCTAATCGTAGCGCTCACGTCGCCTTAGTGAAGAGTGCTGATGATGCCTACGCCTATGTCTTAGCCACTAGTAAGATGGGAGTCGGCGATAAGATCGAGGTTGGACCTGAAGTAGCCATTACGGCCGGCAACCGTTTACCACTTGGCAGCATCCCGCTCGGAAGTACGATTCATAACATCGAGTTGACGATCGGTCGCGGCGGCCAGCTCGTTCGTAGTGCCGGGGCGCGAGCCCAACTAACTTCAAAGGAAGGCGACTGGGCCTACGTCCGCCTGCCCAGTGGTGAGGTGCGCTTGATTCACCAGAACTGTTACGCTACACTAGGCAGCGTTGGTAACGAGCAGCACCAAAATATAAAGATTGGTAGTGCTGGTCGTAATCGCCGTAAAGGCAAACGTCCGAGTGTACGTGGTAAAGCAATGAACCCAGCCGATCACGGTATGGGCGGTGGAGAAGGCCAGTCAAGTCCTGGTCGCCACCCTGTTACACCTTGGGGCAAGAAAGCCATTGGCCGTAAAACCCGCCGTCGTAAACGTGGCGATGATATGATTATTCGCTCACGCAGCAAGAAGAGGAGATAGATGAGTCGTTCACTGAAAAAGGGACCATATATAGATGAGCGCTTGCAGCGCAAGATTGAGGCGATGGATACGGGCGACCGTACCATTATTAAGACTTGGGCGCGAGCCAGTACCATTACGCCAGAGATGGTCGGTAAGACTATAGCCGTGCACAACGGTAAGGTCCACGTGCCGGTCTTTGTCAGTGAGAACATGGTAGGTCACAAACTTGGTGAGTTCTCCCCTACGCGTAAATTTAAACGTCATGGCGGCAAACTCGCCAAGGGAGAGTAGTCGTGAAAGCTATTGCTAACGGTCTCCGGGTTCCACCACGCAAGATGAATATGGTAGCTGCATTGGTGCGTAAGCGCGACGTGACGGACGCTTTAGTTATTCTGGACCATACCCCCCGTCGGGCCGCTCAGGCTTTACGTGAAGTTATCAAGAGTGCCGCCGCTAATGCCGAACACAACGATAAGGTCGACCCATCCAAGTTAGAGATCGCCGCTATAAACGTCGGTACCGGCGGTATGATTAAGCGGATGCGGCCCAATGCGCGTCTCAGCGTTCGTCCCTATCGTCACCGCCTAAGTAATGTAACCGTCTCACTGCAGACGAAAGGAGATAAGTAATGGGTCATAAAGTTAATCCCATCAGCATGCGTCTGCAAGTGAATAAGGACTGGAAGTCCAAGTGGTTTGCTAACAAACGCGATTATGCCAGTGCACTACATGAAGATATTAAGATTCGTGATCTAATTGAGCGCCAGCTTGACCGCCGCGCCGCTGTAGATCGAGTTGAGATCGAGCGTTCACCAAACGCCATAGCCGTTAATCTCTTCACTGCTCGTCCCGGGGTAGTAATTGGCCGCGGGGGCGAAAATGTCGATGCCTTAAAGCAAAAGCTGGCCAAGCTGATCGACTCTCCTATCACTCTTAACATCGAAGAGGTTAAGAAGCCGGAACTACACGCCAAACTAGTGGCTGATAATATCGCTTCCCAGCTCGAGCGGCGTATCTCTTTCCGTCGGGCGATTAAGTCTACAGCCGATGCCACTATGCGTTCCGGTGCTAAAGGGGTGAAGATTATCGTGTCTGGCCGTCTGAACGGGTCAGAGATGGCGCGCACCGAGAAAGAAGTACTCGGATCGATTCCGCTACACACTATCCGAGCTAATATCGACTACGCTAAGGTTACTGCGGTCACCACTTACGGCGTTATCGGCGTTAAAGTATGGGTTTACCAGGGCGAGGAGTAAGTAATGTTATTACCGAAGAAGACCAAATATAGAAAGGCGATGAAGGGACGGATTAATGGTGTAGCTCAGCGAGGCAATGCTATCAGTTTCGGTAGTTATGGCCTACAGTCGCTCGGCACCGACCGGGTAACCTCTCGCCAAATCGAGGCCGCCCGTCGGGCTATGACTCGCTATATTAAGCGGGGTGGTAAGATCTGGATTCGGATCTTTCCGGATCTGCCTGTCAGTCGCAAGCCGAACGAGACCGCAATGGGTAAGGGTAAGGGCGCGCCAGAGTTCTTTGTGGCTCGTGTCCGTCCCGGTACTATGCTGTTTGAAATGTCTGGTGTGACGGAAGAGATCGCGCGGGAAGCAATGCGTCTGGCGAGCCATAAGTTACCGGTTAAGACGCGCTTTTTAGTTCGTCACGTACCTGGGGAGAGTGAATGATGTTGGCCGATCTACGTAAAGAATCGACTACGGAATTAGAGAAACTGCTTGCCAAGACCCAGGGGGAATGGTTAGAATTTATGACTGATGTCCGTACTAAGGAAGTGAGTGATAATCGTCGGGGCCGTAAATTGCGCCGGGATATTGCTCGTATTAAAACGGTCATTCGGGAAAAGGAGCTAAACTAATGGCACGCACACTAATCGGAACGGTAGTTTCAAACAAGATGGATAAGACCGTTAACGTCGCGGTGACGCGCCTGCGTAATCATCCTCTCTATCGTAAACAGTACAAGATAACCAAGAAGTTCCTCGCTCACGATGAGGCTAATGCTTGCAATATCGGTGATGTCGTCGAGCTACAGGAGACTAGACCGACTAGTAAGCGTAAGCGTTGGAGTGTCAGTAAGATTGTAGAAAAGGGCCCGAACGTATGATTCAGCAAGAGACAAAACTTAAAGTGGCCGATAATAGCGGCGCTAAACAGATTCAGTGTATTCGAGTGCTCGGCGGTACCGGTCGTCGTTATGCTAAATTGGGCGATGTCTTTGTAGCTAGTGTTAAATCGGCTACGCCGGGTGCTACTGTGAAGAAGAAAGAAGTAGTTCGGGCCGTACTAGTCCGTTCGGTACGAATTAATCGCCGCCCAGACGGTTCCACTATTCGGTTTGACGATAATGCTGCCGTTATCATCGATGCCGGTAACAATCCCCGCGGTACTCGTGTGTTTGGTCCGATCGCTCGTGAGCTACGTGATAAGCAGTTTACCCGAATTATATCCTTAGCTCCGGAGGTACTGTAATGCCAGCAGCAAAATTCAAGGTTTTAGGTTTTAGCGTAATGGAAGTAATATCTCCTGCTGTTCCCTGCAAA
Above is a genomic segment from Candidatus Saccharimonadales bacterium containing:
- a CDS encoding DUF3152 domain-containing protein yields the protein MKRIGRLFTNYLSRRSTRLVLAAVALLIAALALTWVYYQPVRAEVDYTACDISYGEVVGEWSGSEDSEWDRSGVHYQVRRFSLQAHAPDVARPNTIEAVPSRLSTGGGDGCIEEFDETIDTTAEFYRYNGARTQAIRFGVPDLGDTNTGGRFFRPISRAESRADLSVPVYATHPTAAAVWVDDGGSAEILIEAEATPLWCINGSDCHDIIDHEAAPYPAKGQGYQFVTDNCPAAISCNAEWYDATILSRLTTAEATPVAPFDLRLSAVSTWAPTIGTEMLLVFAYPTEVELDVALNAESDTFDPGASFDLTAHISKVGPLVTEGQLQLETAEQPADSPASTRVLTATELATLNQTDVLKLTFPVTIAPTAERGACYQLQLALTGVTENRSITGFDYCITPPDPEPTSPASLATHFTYSVNTRGETESDLSQFKAQAAATLNDARGWAQAGVSTTAVSSGGDFILWLAAPDTMTSFSSACSAEYSCRVGQNVVINDARWQNATSAWNSAGGSLRDYRHMVINHEVGHFLGHGHYGCPAPGARAPVMQQQSIDLDGCKFNPWPLPFELAAI
- the rplC gene encoding 50S ribosomal protein L3 gives rise to the protein MADQLDNSAETKSSTTTAAQPAANGVKALLGRKLGMTQIFTANGEAKAVTLIQAGPCVVTAVRDQLKDGYQAVQIGYGEAKRLNQAQSGHLAKSGANSAVLREIRGEFECAVGDTLDVNTFVPGEKLTVSGVSKGKGFAGTIKRHNFSRGPMSHGSRNKRRPGSIGSMYPQKIFKGKKMAGRMGNENVTLKNLSIEVVDSENHILAIAGAVPGRRGSLLLVKGQN
- the rplD gene encoding 50S ribosomal protein L4, with amino-acid sequence MAQAITFTKTGAKATKQTTLPKELFDHEVKSYTLLRQAYEAYEHNGRSSTARVKTRGEVRGGGRKPWRQKGTGNARAGSIRSPIWRGGGITFGPTGEENYTKKLNTTAKRRALTQALSLKAAAKSVYTIETIELKENKTKELAQLLAKLDMGRRIIVVVENKTPELTRAANNLPEVSLMQASYLNVKTVLDADGLLFVGKAMEVLATQMEKK
- the rplW gene encoding 50S ribosomal protein L23; this encodes MILRPVISEKAITLTDNDNTYAFFVPKTANKITIKQAIEERYGVGVELVRTSVVKGKSKQMPVKRGRLVITGRRSDQKKAYVTLKEGDSITIFEGSE
- the rplB gene encoding 50S ribosomal protein L2; this translates as MAIKSYKPTSPARRGMTTHDTAAVTAQRPKKSLTVAKKQQSGRNNTGKITTRHRGGGAKRRYRKLDFKLNDGVVATVESIEYDPNRSAHVALVKSADDAYAYVLATSKMGVGDKIEVGPEVAITAGNRLPLGSIPLGSTIHNIELTIGRGGQLVRSAGARAQLTSKEGDWAYVRLPSGEVRLIHQNCYATLGSVGNEQHQNIKIGSAGRNRRKGKRPSVRGKAMNPADHGMGGGEGQSSPGRHPVTPWGKKAIGRKTRRRKRGDDMIIRSRSKKRR
- the rpsS gene encoding 30S ribosomal protein S19, with amino-acid sequence MSRSLKKGPYIDERLQRKIEAMDTGDRTIIKTWARASTITPEMVGKTIAVHNGKVHVPVFVSENMVGHKLGEFSPTRKFKRHGGKLAKGE
- the rplV gene encoding 50S ribosomal protein L22; this translates as MKAIANGLRVPPRKMNMVAALVRKRDVTDALVILDHTPRRAAQALREVIKSAAANAEHNDKVDPSKLEIAAINVGTGGMIKRMRPNARLSVRPYRHRLSNVTVSLQTKGDK
- the rpsC gene encoding 30S ribosomal protein S3, giving the protein MGHKVNPISMRLQVNKDWKSKWFANKRDYASALHEDIKIRDLIERQLDRRAAVDRVEIERSPNAIAVNLFTARPGVVIGRGGENVDALKQKLAKLIDSPITLNIEEVKKPELHAKLVADNIASQLERRISFRRAIKSTADATMRSGAKGVKIIVSGRLNGSEMARTEKEVLGSIPLHTIRANIDYAKVTAVTTYGVIGVKVWVYQGEE
- the rplP gene encoding 50S ribosomal protein L16; the encoded protein is MLLPKKTKYRKAMKGRINGVAQRGNAISFGSYGLQSLGTDRVTSRQIEAARRAMTRYIKRGGKIWIRIFPDLPVSRKPNETAMGKGKGAPEFFVARVRPGTMLFEMSGVTEEIAREAMRLASHKLPVKTRFLVRHVPGESE
- the rpmC gene encoding 50S ribosomal protein L29, translated to MMLADLRKESTTELEKLLAKTQGEWLEFMTDVRTKEVSDNRRGRKLRRDIARIKTVIREKELN
- the rpsQ gene encoding 30S ribosomal protein S17; the protein is MARTLIGTVVSNKMDKTVNVAVTRLRNHPLYRKQYKITKKFLAHDEANACNIGDVVELQETRPTSKRKRWSVSKIVEKGPNV
- the rplN gene encoding 50S ribosomal protein L14 is translated as MIQQETKLKVADNSGAKQIQCIRVLGGTGRRYAKLGDVFVASVKSATPGATVKKKEVVRAVLVRSVRINRRPDGSTIRFDDNAAVIIDAGNNPRGTRVFGPIARELRDKQFTRIISLAPEVL